TTATATATAAATAACATGAAACGGTGCATCAGTGACTACTTTGAAGACTCGACATGGGAGGGAAGCAATGGCAGGAACACTCAGTGGCTGAATCCATGTTTCTCATATTTTGGAAGTCTAAAAAACATTATCTAATGGCATCCTTTCCAAATGATAGGGGTTCATTTTTAAATAATTTTCTCAATTTGTTTTCAGATTGATAAAAACAGAACATAGCACTCAGAAACATAGTTCACAACACATGACAGGTCATATTCAGCATTCAGTGAACATGCAAACAGTACACAACACGTAGCAATCAGAACATAAACAGCAAGCAGTAACTCCAACAAACAGTGCACAACAGACGGTATACAGTATACACACAGAACTGCTTTCTAGATCAATATAATTTTAGTCCAACAAAGAAGGAAGATGTATTGATTCTAGTCCCAGAAATTTAAGTGAGGCAAGCAGGTAATTTGAAGGTTGGGGAACATCTAGGAAATagtccttatagaaacatagaaaataggtgcaggagtaggccattcggcccttctagcctgcaccaccatttaatgcgttcatggctgaacattcaacttcagtaccccattcctgctttctcgccataccccttgatctccctagtagtaaggacctcatctaactcctttttgaatatatttagtgaattggcctcaacaactttctgtggtagagaattccacaggttcaccactctctgggtgaagaagttcctccgcatctcggtcctaaatggcttaccccttatccttagactgtgacctctggttctggacttccccaacattgggaacattcttcctgcatctaacctgtctaaccccgtcagaattttaaatgtttctatgagctcccctctcattcttctgaactccagtgaatacaagcccagttgatccagtctttcttgataggtcagtcccgccatcccggtaatcagtctggtgaaccttcgctgcactccctcaatagcaagaatgtccttcctcaggttaggagaccaaaactgtacacaatactccaggtgtggcctcaccaatgccctgtacaactgcagcaacacctccctgcccctgtactcaaatccccttgctatgaaggccaacatgccatttgctttcttaaccgcctgctgcacctgcatgccaaccttcaatgactgatgtaccatgacacccaggtctcattgcacctccccttttcctaatctgtcaccattcagataatagtctgtctctctgtttttaccaccaaagtagataacctcacatttatccacattatacttcatctgccatgcatttgcccactcacctaacctatccaagtcgctctgcagcctcacagcatcctcctcgcagctcacactgccacccaacttagtgtcatccgcaaatttggagatactacatttaatcccctcatctaaatcattaatgtatagtgtaaacagctggggccccagcacagaaccttgcggtaccccactagtcactgcctgccattctgaaaagtacccatttactcctactctttgcttcctgtctgacaaccagttctcaatccatgtcagtacactacccccaatctcatgtgctctaactttgcacatcaatctcttgtgtgggaccttgtcgaatgccttctgaaagtccaaatataccacatcaactggttctcccttgtccactctactggaaacatcctcaaaaaattccagaagatttgtcaagcatgattttcctttcacaaatccatgctgacttggacctatcatgtcacctctttccaaatgcactgctatgacatccttaataattgattccatcattttacccactaccgatgtcaggctgaccggtctataattccctgttttctctctccctccttttttaaaaagtggggttacattggctaccctccactctataggaactgatccagagtcaatggaatgtcacCAGGGCCATAACATAATTAGGTTCAATATAAACATTGAAAAGGAGAAGGTACAGTCAAAGATAAAAATACCTCAGTGGAACTAAAAGCACATATCAACAAGCTAAAAATGGAGCTAGCCCAGATAAATTGGAAAGAATAATTGGCAGATAAGATAAACAATTGGAAACTTTCAAACAGGAAATAATTATAATACAACCTAATATATTCCCACAGGAAGTAAGGGGCATATTGTAAAAGCCAGAGTTCATTGGATGAATAAAAGAAAAGATGATAGGTAAAAATAAGTAAGCATATAACAATCTAAGACTAATAATAGAAAGAAAATCAAGCTGAATATGGAAAAAATAGAGATGAAGCAAAAAAGATTGGAAATGAGGGGCTGTGACGAAAGATTGGCAAGGACCATAGGGGAAATAGTAAAAAAAATTATGAACACATACAAGGTAAACATAGGGCTAACCAGAGACAAGAAATGAAAGCTTCTTATCGAGGATAAAACAATGTCAGAGATACTAATTAAATATGTCACCTCAGTTTTGTAATAAGATTGTGATAAGTGAGAATGAAAAGGTACAAGAGGAGATGGTTGAACAAATAAAAATTATAACTGTAAATGTGGAAGTACTACTGAAAATGTTGGTGGAGCTCCAAGTGAAACAGACACTGGGCCCTGGTGACATGCATCCTAGAATGCAGAGGGAAGTTGGAGAGGAGATACCCAAGGCTCTCACTATTTTCAAACATCCAGACAATTAATGGGTTGTCAATGTACCACCTCTGTTCAAGAAGGGAATAAGGGATAGGCCAGAAAATTATAATAAACGTAACACCTATAATTAGTAAAGTTCCAGAGGACATAATACAAATGTAATTAATACTCACTTAGAAAGATATAGATTTGAAAAAGGCAAGTCTGATAAAATTAATAACAATCTTGGAGAAGGTAAGAAAGTGCATTAATAAAAGAAATGCAGTACATTCTaaatatatggattttcaaaaagtgTATGATAAGGTGTTGCATAGTAAGCTCATTATAAAATTAAGGCTCACTGTATTAAAACAATGTGGCACCATCGTTAAGAAGCTAGCTAAAAGGCAGAAAACAGGCAGcagtggttgatggatgtttttggacTGGGGCGGGATGTAAAATAGTAGTGCCTAGTGCATTAGGTGACTTGGTTCTTCTCAATAAATATATAAATAATGTGGActcgggggggggaaaaggagcacaatatcaaaatttgcagatgataacaAAATGGGAAGTGTGGTTAACTgcaaagaggatatagacaggttagtaGTTTGGGCAGATAGCTGTTAGACAAAATTAAATGAGGAGTGatgtgaggtgatacactttgggaggaagaatatgTAGTGGAAATAAACATGAAATGATAAGACTTTAAAAAGAGTATAAGAACAAAGAGACGCAATGGTTCCAATACCCAAACCTTTAAAAGTGGGAGGACCGGTTAATAAAACTGTTATAAACAGCATACGAGATCCCAGGTTATATAAATACATACATAAGTACAAAAACAAAGAAGTAATACTAAAtctatacaaatcattggttatGCTGCAATTAGATGAATGAGATTTTACACCTCACCACCCTTTAGTTCATAGAACTAGGTTAAATGTCAGGAGgtttttcttttcccagagggtcgaGACCTTTGGACTAGGTTGCCAGCTCATACAGTGAGTGCAGATTGACTGCAAACAatcaaaagggagctggacaagTTCCTGGAGGAGGCTGCATGCAAAAGGTCGGTGGGATATTGGAGAATTTACCTTGTTATCACTGTTATTTCCTGGAACTCATTTTTGATCACATTAGGGATTCGGGAGGAATGTCCCAGCATTTCTTTGCccatgaattatttttttttattctgtggtttttgcctctcccaagagattagTTGGCTGCTCATGGGTGAGGACTAGGGAGAGTTGCATTGCTTAGTTGCAACACGACTGAATGGGATGGATCAGCTGGTCTTTACCTGTCTCttttttgtatgtttgtatgtttccATTACATGCTCACAGCGCATATTGGGAGATTTCACATCCGCAGTCAATGATTTTCCACCCATTAAAATTAAGAGATGGAAACTCATGGGCTAGAGTGTACCACTTCCTGATTACAATCCCGGCATGCAATGCTTTGAATGCCTTACTTCTTTAGGAAAGGTGTCAAGACCAAGCAGAGGGTGCATATGAACTTTTCTAAGCTGATAACAGGGAAGAAAAATTATGAAGAAAGGCCAGAGAAACTAGAGCTCTTTTTACAGAGAAGGTTattatgctgggaccccaactatttacaatctatattaatgacttagatgaagggaccgagtgtaatatagtcaagtttgctgatgatacaaagattggaggaaaagcaatgtgtgaggaggacacaaaaaaacctgcaaaaggctaagtgagtgggcaaaaatttgggagatggagtataatgttggaaagtgtgaggttatgcactttggcagaaaaatcaaagagcaagttattatttaaatggagaaaaattgcaaagtgctgcagtacagcgggacctgagggtcctggtacatgaaactcaaaaagttagtatgcaggtacatcaagtgatcaggaagaccaatggaaatgaggcctttatttcaaaggggatggagtataaaagcagggaagtcttgctacagttatacagggtattggtgaggctacacctggaatactgcatacagttttggtttccataattaagaaaggatatacttgctttggaggcaattcagagaaggttcactaggttgattctggagatgagggggttgacttatgaggaaatgttgagtaggttgggtctctactcattggaattcagaagaatgagagttgatcttatcgaaacgtataagattgtgaggggcttgacaaggtggatgcagagaggatgtttccactgataggggagactagaactgcaggacataatagaataaggggccgtccatttaaaactgagatgaggaggaatttcttctgagggttgtaaatctgtggaatttgctgcctcggagaggtgTGGAAgaagggtcattgaataaatttaagacagagttagacagtttcttaaccaataagggaataaggggttatggggagcgggcaatgaggtggagctgagtccatgaactgatcggccatgatcgtattaaatggcggagccggctcgaggggccataaagcctattcctgctcctatttctcatattcttatgttcttatgatgaaggCCGAGGGCCAATTTAGGGTAGTCCTTAGACTTCTCCATTCTGGCACCCTGGCTGCAAAGATCGTACCTGGTTTTGGACACTaatgaattttggcccctatgatTCTACACAGGGTAGAGTATAAAATAGTTAGAAAACCATATATTGCTGAAAGTAAACACTATTCAATACACTATATACAGCAAACTATGTAGTTTGCATATACAGCACACAACAAACAACATACAGAAAAAATATATAGCAAACAGTATACAGCTCAACAAACAACATACAGCAAGCAGTATatggtaaagaaagaaaagaacttgcatttatataggacctttcaaaaggctttcatgtTCTCAGGATGTATCAAagcttttttgaagtgcagtcactgttgttaagtagacaaacatggcagctaatttgcacacagcaagattccacaagtagcaaatgagatgaataaccagctaatctgtttGGTGCTGTTGGTTAAGGGATGAATATTAACCAGGACAAAAGGAGAATTCCTTACTCTTCAAAAaaatcatgggatcttttaaatccaccagaGAGAAGGCACTTCTAATAATCCAGTACCTGCATAGCATCAGCCTAAAGTAGGTGGCCAAGTCCAATAGTGGGGATTGAACCCCCACCATCTAACTCAGAGAGCAGAGTTCTACTAGTGAGCCAAGCTGGCACACAGTGAATGTCATAAAGCACACAGCAAGTGCATGTAGCATACAACGAGCAGTATATGGCACATGGTAAATGGTACACAGAAGACAATATACAGATAATAGTAAACAGTATACAGCACAAAATGGACAGTGGAAAATAGATGGTAAGCAAAATATAATACACAACAACATATCACACAATAAACAACAAACAGCACAAAACACACAGTATACAGCAAACAGCACAATGCACACAGTTGACATAGCACAATACAAGGCACACAATGATACCAGTATAAAACTGCAATTGTCTCTGTGTCAGTGTACTGCTACATTTGTAATAGCATCTCACTGATATAAGTAGTGTGATGGCATAATACTGATGGTATCCTATTAACCTGTGAAGCTTTGCTCCATGACACACAATCACAATCCAGACTTTCCTTAACAAATTACTGATGAAAGCTACCATTATTTAAATGATCTTAAAATCAGGCAGCTGGGGGAAATTGGGGTTGAGTGACGCAATGTGTATTGCTGCCCTTTCACCGCTAGATCCTGTGCTTAAGTCCAAATGCACTGTGATGTGAAGTAAGCTTACTTTCTTTGCTAGCGGTAAATGCCCTCTTGAAACCAACTGATTTAGTTGCAAACTAGTTCTAGTGAACATAAGTGCATAAAAGAAAACTGCCCAGCATTTAGCACTAATACATGCTCTCGTTGCTATGTGCACCAAATTGCTTGAATGCATTTATGATGTTGCTACACATAGTGATTAGAGGAAATCTTTCAGATAAATTAGCAATCTAACTCATAGCTGTTATAGCAATTATTAGTAAGAGAAATGAAAATAAAAATTGCAACGGGTGCAACAGAAGGTGTTCTTCTAACGCTAGGATTTCAGATCATTGCTTAGAGAGGACAGTAACTGCTGCTCTGCATCTGACCTCTACTATATTGACCTAAGAGTGTTTAATGCCAATATCCAGTGCTGGAAAAAAAACATTCCATCAACTACAGCTGATATATTTCACCTTGATAAGTACACAGATTGATTATTTTTAATAGAGATAATTGCAATATATTTTTATATAATTTGCAAGCTTTTAAAAtccagaataaaaacagaaaatgttggatccACATAGCAGTTCAATCAGCAGCTAAAAAGAGAAAAGAAAATTCATATTTCCGTCCTGACAAAGTATCTACATCAAAATGTCAACCTCCTTTTTATCTTTTCAGATGTGTATTTCTAGCAATTTTTGCTTTATTTCCACATTTCCAGTATTCCCACTTTAAAAAAACCTGCTTTTAAAATCGAATTTGATCAATATTTCATGAATTAACTCATCTTTTCAGCCTCCTCTTATCCTGCATTCAAGAGCCTTGTCTCTCTAATTAAGAGTATGTTTACACTACAAAGTGTCACTGCAAAGTGCTTTATGCTTTGGGTACCAGTTGCAACATAATTCCGGAATCAGGGCCGACCTGAATCTAGAAAGATATGACGCGAGGTTCCCTGAAGGATATAGTCTCATGACTTTGGTTAAAAATCACATGGAGTTTAACTCCCACTTGCTGTCAACTGAGGTTAAAAAATTCCCTGGGGTCCTTTAGAATTCATCAATGTCTGTAAACCTACCTGCAGGTAATTTAAACATGTAAAGAATGTGGCGATATTTAAACGTTAATTGCTGGGTAAGCGCTCGCCAAGTCCCAGGAATTGTTGTTCCAGTCAGGCAGTTTGAACAGAGAACTAAAAAACAAATACAAACTGTGGATGCTAGGAATCTGAAACAAAGaaagaaagtgctggaaacactcagcaaggcgGCAGCATCTGTGTAGAAAAAGCCGGCGTTTCGGGTGTGGCCCCTTCAAGGAACCTTTACTGCAGCTAGTGGTTCCAAACTAGTAGATGCAACATAGATTTCTCACCAGCAACAAAAATCCCTCCCTACAGTGGTTGGGGTGAAAGAAAAAAGACCAGTGCTATTCCAGATCTGCTGCTGTGTACAGGGCCCGTTCCCAGTGTGAACTTTCACACAACTGAGTGTGGGCTTCATGTGAATATAAAGGAGCTTTCTGATTTATGCTTGCTGCTGATCATAGGTTCAGAGGGTGACCTGTTCCCTACAGGTTGCCTGCAGTGGTGCTCCAGCCCAGCCCCGGGACCTGACTGGGCCACAGCAAAGCAATGGTCAGAAGATCAGCATCGACTTTATCCAGAGTGTTCAACTCTGACCCAGCAGTTATTGACGGCGTGTGTTATTACAAGAAGTTAAGCATAAAACCGAACTTGCAATAATAATGCGATCGTGATCATTATAAAAACATAAATAAAGTCCCTGTGAAAATAATTGTCAAATGTTTGAACCTACATAATCCACCGTGTAATTCTCCAGCGAGCATAACAGGAATTGTTCTGTTTTCCTACAATAAGAATGGAAAGGAGACAAATGTAATTGAAGAAGGATTTTTTTATAAACTGAAGGTCAAATAGAAAACAAAAGATTACAGGAAAAGGGCAATGTTTTATTATTTTTAACATTTTGCTGCCGGTTTCTGAAGCTCGGATCAGTACCAGTCGGGCGATGCCCAGAAATTGTGTGTGAGGTCGGTTAACAGATGAAAATACACCCTTCAAAAGCTCTTGTGGCAGCGTGGATTCAATGCCTCTTTCTATGGTCATTCGCCCCACCTAGTCAGGCCAGTGTTCGATTTCTTGGAGAAAAAGCCGTTGCTTTCAATGTGAAGAACAACATTTCTCGCCGCGTCAGCAAGTGATgcgaccccaccccccacacacacacacacacacacaaggccaGCTCATATGCAACGGCCCTTAAGCAAAGCGCAAAAGGGGTTTAAGATATCAACTCACATCTTTCACATTGCTTTCAACAGATACAGTGCCTTTTATAAATGCAGGTAACAGGGTTGGGTGAGAACAGGTGGCAGACGCTGGCCCACGTGTAGCATTTAGTCTCTTTCTAAAGagagtgggtttgggtttgtgaATAGATTTCCTATATTTGATGCTTTATCGAATTGCTTCCTCATCTCAAGACGGCAGAAATGGAACACGCTCTGGTCAAGTGAGAGAAAACTCGTTTGTAGTGTTGGATGAAGTAAAGGAACGGTCGGCGCACTGAACACTGCCTAAGAAATGGCAATTTATTCGTTTAAAAAGGTTAGAAATCCAGTGATACATGAAAATAGTAAAACAAAAACAGCGTAAAGTGCCAAAAACATTTACAAAGAACAAGTTGCGTTTAAAAACACGCAGAATGGAATGTAGTTTCGAATGTTCTTAACTTGCAAGACTATGTGCtcttgtgtttcttgtttttcttTCTGTTTTGTTTTCTAATGAACAATGTGCCATGTTTCCAACCTACACGGGCTTAGCACTGAACTCAGTCTACTTCTGCAGCATTTCACGCCATGGAGTTCAGAAGCAAGCACTGCCGTACAGCTTTCCATCCTTCCGCGGTCTATTTTGTTGCCGTGGTAGATTTTCACCACCAGAAGCTGAAATGTTGGGGCCCAGCTCTGTATCCTCCCGCAGCATTACACATGTATTCCTGCATTCCCAAACACAGAGGTGAAACCGCCCCTCAATCCTCAGTCAGATGTTCCTCATACATTCACTTACAAAGTCTCCatattctttttctctctctttctgttttttTGGCTTCTAGCCGAGGTTTGGTAATTATTCCATCCTACACCCTAAACTTCGGGAAAACCAGACTGGAGTAACCCAATTAACATCTCTATCCACATATTGCAGCTTTTTTGAGTTCTGGGTTGTCTCTGGAGTTGTGGGTGAGGCTGTGTCGCCTCTGGTCACAGTTCCTCCGGAAAACCTTCGCACACTGACGGCAGTTGTAAGGTTTTATGTCAGTGTGAGTAAGGAGATGGGTTTTCAGGTTGCTTCTCTGATTAAACATTCTGCCACAGGTCGGGCATTTGTACGGAGAGTCCTGTTAAACACAGAAGACAAAGTATCACCTTCAACTCCAAGTTCACGGCGGAGGACATCATGAAGGGCGACACAGTTCAACCGCCCTCGTTTCAGGGAGGATCTACCGAAACAAGGATTTTTTTGCTCACACTTAGAAAACGACACAGGTCTTCCCGTAGTAGAATCCCACAGATAGTCTGCTTGTATTGGAATAAAATAACAGAAAAGAACAGCAGCAGAATGGATATAGTCTATGCTGTTTCTAAATGTGACAGATGTCCGCGTTATAGGCTTTCCTCAGCGCTGCACTCCGAGTCCTGTTTGCAGCTTCTCTGCTCAGCATTTTATCTTAGAGGTTTTGAGCTCTTTTACCTGCACGTGCAGTGTTTTGTGAACAGCTAATGTTCTCGACTGGCAAAATCCTTTACCGCATTCTTGACATTTGAAGGGTTTTTCCTTGGAATGAATGTACCTAAATTAAAGCAAAATAATGTATTATTTGTCTTTAAAATTAACCGAGTTGTTAATAGCAGTTGCAATGAGCGTTTATAATCGACATAATAAGCTCATTTAACAAGCAGTTTATCTACATGTTTTCACAAATACTGTTCGCACTCAGCCTTTTAAAAACCAATCTTGCTGCAAGGCTTCAACACTTAAATAAATCATACATATTTCTGGGAAGAGGAATTAAACTACTTAAATTACAATCTTAACTTATTGTTGCAAACTTCTTAGAAGCAATAGTCATTATCATGGATTGGTATCAACGTTCGAGATCCTCCACTGCTTATAACCGACTCGCCAACCAGCCGGATCCTTTGATAATCAGACAATTGTGACAACAGGGTTTGAAATAAGGAGGTTACACTGTGAGAGTGCAGGGCCCATCCGGTGAAACAGTGTTCACTTACCTGTGGTCACGGAGGTGATCTTGTCTCCTAAACGCCTTATGACAGATGTCACACGTGTAGGGCCGTTCATCGGTGTGGGTCCTTTCATGTATCAAGAGATTGTAAGATTTGGTAAAGTGCCTCCCACAGAATTTACAGACAAATTCTTTTTTGGTTTTGGACGGCAACCTGCCCCTGGTGGGCTTCCTTTCCGGGGATAACTTGGTGGCATCTAGCAGGGAACCAATGGCTGAGGGCGAACACTGTCCGTCCATTTGTCCAAGTTTAGGGTGGTCATCCTGGGTCGCCGCAATGGCCAAATTGGCGAAGTCAAACCTGGGCCTTGTCTTGTTTGGAATACCGCTTGATTCTTGTTTAGGTTGGAAAACGTGAGGGAAGATCGGGATGGTGGGCAGCTGAAACCTCGTGTCCACCAGAGCAGAAACAGCAGGCACTTTGGAGAAGGAAGACCGGGGCAAAGGCATCGGAGGGTACCCCAGGGTCCATTGATGGAGATGGACAGTGTGCAGGGTGCTGAAGCCATAGAGGTTGTGCAGCTGATCTGAAGGCGTCGGGATGCCGTTGGAAGCTTGCAGAAAAGCATAGTTCGCCAATTGTAGCGATGGATGAATCGGCACTGGAGCCGGAATAGTCTTACTGCCCATGGTGCTCACAAGTGGTGTTCGGGTTGCAGGAGATCTTGCCAACTTGCAGAAACCTTGGTGTAAAAACGCAACACATTCAGTAAGTGACGACTTAACTTTCAAGCTTATCAAAAGTTCAATTGATTTTCAAATGCGACAAAAATGAGATATTCCACTTCAACACACACAACACGGCGCTAAAATGCTGGCTCTGTGTAAAGTTATATAAAGAACCAACGATATAACAGTTAAACGCACATGTCATATTAAAACAGTGTAAGCATGTTCCCCAAACACAAACTTGTGTTTTGTTCCTAAGCAGTCGATGCTTTCCATGCCTCCCAGAACAAACGCCCAGACCAGTATAACACGACCATTCCGACCGACTGCCACCTGCACCGTTGTTTATTTATCATTCCTTCCTGGAGGACTGTGGAAGCAATGCCCCGCTGTGGTCTTAAACTGAGGTAAAATGAAAACATTTTCAACCTTCAGCCTAACAAGAGCCATCAATAAAAGTGACGACAGGTAGAAAGGTTATGTACAAGCTCCAAGACTCAGAGATTGACTTTTGTGCATTGTTCTTGTTTATGATTGGCGGGTTTACCTGCTCATTCTGTGATAGACACCGGGGATTGTATTATTAAAAAAATACCTTTACCCTCTTCTAAAAAAACATAAACTTGTAGGTGCGGTCTGAAGGAGAATATACTCCTCAAAGATAAAAGTTTAAAAATCACTTTTAAAATGTTATAAATCATTATTTATGATCACCAGAACTTACGGCTGGTTCCAGCAATGTAACAATAGGGCTAAAAGAAGAAGCACGTGGAAGTGGGTCGGGTCGGCTATTTGTGGTAACCTTTAACCGCGGTTAGACATCAAAGGGACAACCTGGTAAGGAGGCACATTTGTTTTGCGATCAACAGTTCGTAACATTCGCGAAATCTTGTTGCTATTGTAGCGGTAAATGCCAAGTAAAACGGCTCCATCCATCCACAGAATTTTATTTCTAATTCTCAAATCAATCTTCACCTTTTTTCCCCTTAAATCTGCAAGTATGAATTAATCGACGGTTAACGGTCAATCTCAGATGCCGAGGAATTACCGAGGAGCCTGCAGGACCCGGTGGGATTCGATATCTCTGTGTATTTCAGGTGCTGATTATGCTGTTCTTGTTTTCTCGATGGTGACTTTAAACATTTGACACAAATGAATCGGCGCAAATCACTCGCTGTTGTCGTATTTGGGAAAATAAGGTGAGATGCAACTAATTAGCATGTTCTGGTGCTGAGATCACCAGGGATTTAGTGGTTTATGGTCATGGCGCAGAAGTAATTGACTCTTACTTCAGATCATTAGAAAGATCCCGTCAGTTATTCTAGATTTGCTTTCAGAAGACAACAGATAGTATTTACTTAAAACAAAATAGGAAATTGCTGAAATAACCATAGCGCTAGTTCGCTCTAGCAATGATCGACCATTTTAGATTTCACTTCAAGAAACTGAAAGAAGAAACACACAAGGGAACCAAAAATAGTAATCGGTATAAATCATTTGAAATGAATTGGCAAACCAAGCGAACTGACATCATGTGGAATTCCTCTGCAATGACCCGGAATAAAATACAGTGACATTTCGCTAAGATTGGCTTTGCTAATTGGTGAGACTTTCCATTAGTGTTGGTAAGAAAAGTCACACCAGAAATCTCCTTTAACTCTCAACAGTCATGGCAGATAACGCTCAGTGCAACTAGTCACGGGTAATTTGTCAACCTATGTGCGATGAAAGAAGCTCCAGTGCTGGGTTATGTATCTGTAATTATATTAGCTGCTGATTAGGTTCTATTATGTTAACCTATACTTCAGTCTCGCAACCAATTCGATGTCGTTTGTTCTTACAGTAATTGGTTGAAATTAAAGGACCAATTTTATTTCATTAACTGGATTGCAACATTCAGAAACTAAAGGACATGCCCTGTTGGTTATTATAACGGTCACAAAAGTGTTAACAGGATTGAGGCAAAAGACGTTATAGCACACCAATCATTTATGTGTCTTTATTAACCGGCTTATTAAAATATTTGGAGCATGTCACGTACATTAAACTTTATACAATGTTGCCGTGGGCATATAAAaggtaaattaaaaaaaacaaatgtaaGCCAAACGAGTTTGTGTCCTGATATAGGCTTCGAAGTGATTTAATTTAATAGTGCGACAAATATTAGTCCTTTGCTTTAATTGAGATAAAATACATTGTTATCTCTACACTCAGTTTCTTTGCAAAACTCTTCATTTGATTCTGAATGTCATAACATTTCAAGCGTTGAAATATATTTGATC
This genomic stretch from Pristiophorus japonicus isolate sPriJap1 chromosome 7, sPriJap1.hap1, whole genome shotgun sequence harbors:
- the osr1 gene encoding protein odd-skipped-related 1, coding for MPTWVCACATTAAAATSTSAISSSEKAATLAAAEEFPGSGFCKLARSPATRTPLVSTMGSKTIPAPVPIHPSLQLANYAFLQASNGIPTPSDQLHNLYGFSTLHTVHLHQWTLGYPPMPLPRSSFSKVPAVSALVDTRFQLPTIPIFPHVFQPKQESSGIPNKTRPRFDFANLAIAATQDDHPKLGQMDGQCSPSAIGSLLDATKLSPERKPTRGRLPSKTKKEFVCKFCGRHFTKSYNLLIHERTHTDERPYTCDICHKAFRRQDHLRDHRYIHSKEKPFKCQECGKGFCQSRTLAVHKTLHVQDSPYKCPTCGRMFNQRSNLKTHLLTHTDIKPYNCRQCAKVFRRNCDQRRHSLTHNSRDNPELKKAAICG